A section of the Paenibacillus odorifer genome encodes:
- a CDS encoding glycerophosphodiester phosphodiesterase, producing the protein MQKIQNSRIYFIGIHVLLLILLFTSLYAYSPWIRIKVKEIIMPADKVYTIAHRGASGYAPENTIPAFELAIDMKTDYIELDIQLTKDHVPVVIHDGTVNRTTNAKGYVKDFTLEQISKLDAGSWFNEQYPMFARDKYVDLRIPTLKEVFERFGKEVDYMIEIKDPTSNSNIEALLNEEILNYDLSAHVAIHSFSEASLRRFHSINPAVPLYQIVWYDFPVYKISESYVNRLKTYAVGISPNFQKINAAYVAQAKNSGLKVFPYTVNYQVNMDKAVIWGVDGVHTNFPDRFSEVIKNNKR; encoded by the coding sequence ATGCAAAAAATTCAAAATTCTAGAATCTACTTTATAGGTATACATGTGCTTTTGTTAATCTTATTGTTCACCTCTTTGTATGCTTATTCCCCCTGGATTCGCATTAAAGTAAAGGAAATTATCATGCCTGCGGATAAAGTATATACAATCGCTCACCGTGGTGCTTCAGGATATGCTCCTGAGAATACAATACCTGCATTCGAACTAGCTATTGATATGAAGACCGATTATATCGAGTTAGACATTCAGTTAACAAAAGATCATGTTCCTGTTGTTATTCATGATGGGACCGTAAATCGCACCACGAATGCTAAAGGGTATGTAAAGGATTTTACTTTAGAGCAGATCTCAAAATTAGACGCGGGATCATGGTTTAATGAACAATATCCCATGTTCGCTAGAGATAAATATGTAGATTTACGTATTCCGACACTAAAAGAGGTATTTGAAAGGTTCGGAAAAGAAGTGGACTATATGATTGAGATTAAAGATCCCACGTCGAATTCGAACATCGAGGCATTGTTAAATGAAGAAATCTTAAATTATGATCTGTCGGCTCATGTTGCTATACATTCATTTAGTGAAGCGAGTTTACGTAGATTCCATTCCATAAATCCAGCAGTCCCTCTTTATCAAATTGTATGGTATGATTTTCCTGTTTATAAAATATCAGAATCCTATGTGAATAGATTAAAAACTTATGCGGTAGGCATAAGTCCTAACTTTCAAAAAATAAATGCGGCATATGTCGCGCAGGCAAAAAATTCAGGGCTAAAGGTGTTTCCATATACTGTGAATTATCAAGTGAATATGGATAAAGCCGTAATTTGGGGTGTAGATGGTGTACATACAAATTTCCCTGACCGCTTTAGCGAAGTAATTAAGAATAATAAAAGGTAA
- a CDS encoding nucleoside deaminase: MINDTDIKHLKRCIELARIALEAGDEPFGSVLVSASGEVLAEDRNHVGNGDHTQHPEFALARWAAQNMTLEERKQATVYTSGEHCPMCAAAHGWVRLGRIVYASSSKQLSAWLNDMGIAASPVRNLRIQEVIHDAFVDGPVPDLAEQVRELHLQFHEKRLLQ, from the coding sequence ATGATAAACGACACGGATATAAAACATCTCAAGCGTTGTATTGAACTTGCCCGAATTGCACTAGAAGCTGGGGACGAACCCTTTGGTTCAGTCCTTGTATCAGCAAGTGGAGAAGTGCTGGCGGAAGACCGCAACCATGTAGGTAACGGTGACCATACTCAGCATCCCGAATTCGCTTTAGCCCGCTGGGCAGCTCAGAATATGACACTGGAAGAACGTAAGCAGGCAACAGTGTATACCTCCGGAGAACATTGCCCTATGTGTGCAGCGGCACACGGTTGGGTTCGTTTAGGACGAATTGTATATGCCAGTTCCTCGAAGCAATTATCGGCGTGGTTAAATGATATGGGAATTGCAGCATCACCCGTCCGTAATTTAAGGATTCAAGAGGTTATTCACGATGCGTTCGTAGATGGCCCTGTACCGGATCTTGCAGAACAAGTACGGGAGCTTCATCTACAATTTCACGAGAAAAGACTTCTTCAGTAA
- a CDS encoding OsmC family protein — protein sequence MKHPFILNAVWNGGRNSDGTIEAGQLKTQISIPKEMGGPGVGTNPDEMLLGAAATCYLITLAAMLERAGLTTSELTLTSEATVDVTNNIFTYEAIKHSPLITLTKDASQDDIDKTIRIAHKAEGSCMISRAVAGNVEITTEPTVLTASL from the coding sequence ATGAAGCACCCATTTATATTGAACGCCGTATGGAACGGTGGCCGTAACAGTGACGGAACTATTGAAGCTGGACAGCTTAAGACTCAAATTTCCATTCCGAAAGAAATGGGAGGACCCGGAGTAGGAACGAATCCGGATGAGATGCTTTTGGGAGCAGCAGCAACCTGTTATCTCATTACACTTGCAGCAATGCTGGAGCGGGCAGGGCTGACGACTTCAGAGCTGACGTTAACCTCAGAGGCGACGGTCGATGTAACGAATAACATTTTTACATATGAAGCCATCAAACATTCACCCCTAATCACCCTTACCAAAGATGCGTCACAGGACGATATTGATAAAACCATCCGTATTGCCCATAAAGCAGAAGGCTCCTGCATGATCTCCAGAGCCGTTGCAGGAAATGTAGAAATCACGACAGAGCCAACGGTGCTGACTGCAAGCCTATAA
- a CDS encoding LLM class flavin-dependent oxidoreductase yields the protein MTTTSIKLSVLDLVPVFNTVDASTALGQAVKLAQTAERLGYSRYWVAEHHDMPGLACTSTEVLLSHIGAKTAHIRLGSGALLLPHYKPLKVVEAFHLLASLYPGRIDLGLGRAPGGTAEVSLALSGNFLENVWKMPELLKGVTELLQGNYSYEGRSITARPVPPVSPELWLLGTNKKSAAYAAEFGAGYVFGQFMSDVAGEEVLQAYRETFTPSSLSPEPRAMVAVGVICAETEEEAERLASSGTALFQQEGSAEAKSEPLERKLLVGTPESVKGKLERLSLLYGVNEFIIVTMIPDYEKRLHSFELLAQACWSS from the coding sequence ATGACAACAACATCCATTAAGCTTAGTGTATTAGATCTCGTACCTGTCTTTAATACTGTGGATGCTAGTACCGCATTGGGACAAGCAGTGAAGCTGGCTCAGACAGCAGAAAGACTGGGGTATTCTCGTTATTGGGTTGCTGAACATCATGATATGCCGGGATTAGCATGTACCTCTACGGAGGTGCTTTTATCGCATATTGGAGCGAAAACAGCACACATTCGCCTTGGCTCAGGCGCTTTATTGCTGCCACATTATAAGCCGCTAAAAGTGGTGGAAGCATTTCATTTGCTGGCCAGTTTGTACCCGGGACGCATCGACCTTGGATTAGGCAGAGCTCCCGGCGGTACTGCTGAAGTAAGTTTAGCACTGAGTGGAAATTTTCTCGAAAATGTTTGGAAAATGCCAGAACTGCTTAAAGGAGTCACTGAATTATTACAGGGCAACTATTCCTATGAAGGACGTTCAATAACCGCCCGGCCGGTCCCACCCGTATCTCCAGAGCTATGGCTGCTGGGTACAAACAAGAAAAGCGCGGCATATGCTGCCGAGTTTGGAGCAGGTTATGTGTTCGGCCAGTTCATGAGCGATGTAGCAGGGGAGGAGGTTTTGCAAGCTTACCGTGAAACATTTACTCCTTCTTCACTTTCTCCTGAACCGCGGGCCATGGTTGCTGTTGGCGTCATTTGCGCCGAGACTGAGGAAGAGGCAGAGCGATTGGCCTCATCTGGTACGGCATTATTCCAACAAGAAGGTTCTGCCGAAGCGAAGTCTGAGCCCTTGGAACGCAAGCTGCTGGTAGGTACTCCGGAAAGTGTTAAAGGTAAGTTGGAACGGTTATCTCTTTTGTATGGAGTTAATGAATTCATTATCGTTACCATGATTCCAGATTATGAGAAACGATTGCATTCGTTCGAACTGCTTGCCCAAGCGTGCTGGAGTTCTTAA
- a CDS encoding AraC family transcriptional regulator has product MKSHTSDQIKIPPGFWAGLSQLGITAQDVASKANLPLSHLRESEVTTAQYFAVWQAYNDLIGDTAEGIIKLATVFETTQYPPTVLATYHAKDYRDALNRMVRYKQMCPPESLRITEEGELCTIELEWQHPGHSGPPLLLGLTLAFLLELGRRGTGLPLTAQLVEFSQPIGNVKILEAYFGCRIQIDAQYNRLTLRRNDLNHPFISYNEELLEILTPVLDRTLAEQKGTRSITERVKWIMKRSFSGGRPDIQAVAKVLSMSDRTLQRRLTEENTSFKQLLTQARHEQAREYLADPSLDIKEVAFLIGYEDQNSFYRAFRLWEGDTPSNWRNEHLGLNTIPSS; this is encoded by the coding sequence ATGAAGTCTCATACCTCTGATCAAATTAAAATCCCACCAGGATTTTGGGCTGGATTAAGTCAATTAGGGATAACTGCACAAGATGTAGCCAGCAAAGCAAATCTTCCACTTAGCCATCTCAGAGAGTCAGAAGTCACCACTGCTCAATATTTCGCAGTCTGGCAGGCATATAACGATCTCATTGGGGATACTGCCGAAGGAATCATTAAGCTTGCAACCGTCTTTGAAACCACACAATATCCGCCGACGGTTTTAGCAACATACCATGCTAAGGACTATCGCGATGCTCTTAACCGAATGGTACGATACAAACAAATGTGCCCTCCTGAAAGCTTGCGTATTACCGAGGAAGGCGAGCTATGTACAATCGAATTGGAATGGCAGCATCCCGGGCATTCTGGTCCACCGCTGCTGCTCGGCCTCACTTTGGCATTTCTTCTAGAACTCGGACGGCGAGGCACAGGTCTACCTTTGACAGCACAGCTTGTCGAGTTTTCACAGCCTATAGGAAATGTAAAGATTCTTGAAGCTTATTTCGGTTGCCGAATTCAGATAGATGCTCAATATAATCGTTTGACGTTGCGTCGAAATGATTTGAATCATCCTTTTATCTCGTACAACGAAGAGTTGCTGGAGATTCTGACTCCCGTTTTGGACCGGACGCTTGCTGAACAGAAGGGCACACGCTCTATAACCGAGAGGGTCAAATGGATCATGAAACGCAGCTTCAGCGGAGGACGCCCTGACATTCAAGCTGTTGCGAAGGTATTAAGTATGAGTGACCGTACCTTGCAACGCAGGCTTACTGAAGAAAACACAAGCTTCAAGCAATTGCTGACACAAGCTAGACATGAGCAAGCACGAGAGTATCTGGCAGATCCTTCGCTTGATATTAAAGAAGTGGCTTTCTTGATTGGATATGAAGACCAGAACTCGTTCTACCGTGCCTTTCGTCTTTGGGAAGGTGATACTCCTTCAAATTGGCGTAATGAACATTTAGGTTTAAACACGATACCCTCTTCATAA
- a CDS encoding SDR family NAD(P)-dependent oxidoreductase, which produces MDMGLNNKTALITGSTKGIGKAIAIELAKEGVNVLINGRNYDQVEQTVNEIKSNFPATSPQNATADIVDIAQREALFEKYPNIDVLVNNMGIYEIMKYEDVNDEIFEKYIRTNVLAANGLTKFYLPKMLQKDYGRILFIASEEAIMPSGQMPQYAMTKSMLLSLSKSLSKLTIGTEVTVNTIMPGPTLSENVHQIIDGIYSNEDMTFSEKERKFMTTNLPQSEIQRFIKPFEIGRLAAFVCSPYASAFKGSPIRMDGGMVPTIFFAYSKRI; this is translated from the coding sequence ATGGATATGGGATTAAATAATAAAACAGCTTTAATTACAGGATCAACAAAAGGTATTGGTAAAGCAATCGCCATTGAACTCGCTAAAGAAGGAGTTAATGTACTAATTAATGGACGGAATTATGATCAGGTAGAACAGACTGTAAATGAAATAAAGTCGAATTTCCCGGCTACCTCTCCACAAAATGCTACAGCGGATATTGTGGATATTGCGCAAAGAGAAGCCTTATTCGAAAAATACCCTAATATAGATGTTTTAGTTAATAATATGGGTATCTATGAAATTATGAAATATGAGGACGTTAACGACGAAATATTTGAAAAATACATCCGTACTAATGTCCTTGCTGCGAATGGATTAACAAAATTCTATTTACCTAAAATGTTACAAAAAGATTATGGCCGAATTCTCTTTATTGCTAGTGAAGAAGCCATTATGCCTTCAGGCCAAATGCCTCAATATGCAATGACCAAATCAATGTTATTATCATTGTCAAAAAGCTTATCTAAGTTAACGATAGGAACTGAAGTTACAGTCAATACGATCATGCCAGGACCAACACTATCTGAAAATGTGCATCAAATTATTGATGGGATATACTCCAATGAGGATATGACTTTTTCAGAAAAAGAAAGAAAATTCATGACTACAAATCTTCCTCAATCTGAAATACAACGATTTATTAAACCTTTTGAAATAGGCAGACTAGCAGCATTTGTATGCAGTCCTTATGCCTCTGCATTTAAAGGTTCTCCAATTCGCATGGATGGGGGAATGGTGCCGACTATTTTTTTTGCGTACTCTAAAAGGATATAG
- a CDS encoding ATP-binding response regulator, with protein sequence MSIFKVSNTVPVINNGVLDLRGQDLEQSNLFRLDGEWSFYPSQFVTSKDISTLPEPSLPLQVPGDWSRAIGTDDPSSYGFGTYRLRILVEPLQQPVALWIKQIYTASSVEINGSLLLNNGTISLDADTYVPKTTSYKVSYFTKNTTVIDVFISVANFDLPYKGGIGGPVYFGSQEKVDRTYFYTVGFQMLTAIILLLHGLYACILYLFNPKERALFLVGLMTLSVAVIILARNDNLLLAIVPINYTWSLKIRLLAFLWQNLFILLVFRKFTSVAKINKGLRAYVVSLGLYSVFILTVPAYWVSTSIHLGIIQVFQYIPFIWLLYSLGRLLFKKQDDKDVVFLLLSGAAIVSNLLWNLWDSNGHYSIVYYPLDIIAAIVGFSAYWFKKYFQNAKENMELNEQLKKADKLKDQFLANTSHELRTPLHGIMNIAQNIVTKEKDRLYESSRQDMELLITISRRMSHMLGDLLDVVRLQEHRVILQQEPISVQSVVPGVISMLQYMIEGKPVQLSMDIPEAMPPVLADEKRLVQVLLNLVHNALKYTEAGLVAVKGEEQDGQVLIYVTDTGVGMTEETMARIFLPYEQGPHGINDGRGIGLGLSICRQLVELHGSSLRIQSELGKGSTFSFTLSLADSYSEQIIRQTEPTVSYMADEIHRQMTEWGISEHQPSNHSEKIPPLFTEIKVNILVVDDDPVNLNVLKGILETEPYIITTVNSAHEALELLDKRNWDLLIGDVMMPQMSGYELTQKVRTSYSLYELPILLLTARSQPEDIYTGFLSGANDYVTKPVDAVELKYRIRALTAMKLSFNERVRIEAAYLQAQIQPHFLFNTLNSIAALSDLDTKKMQELIGAFTSFLRISFDFLNVGELVNLSHELELVESYLYIEQTRFAERISVVWKIDPNIDILIPPLSIQPLVENAVKHGILKRQQGGTVQIRIIRLHKAVKIEVEDDGQGMDSGTLSLLLKPLMEGKGGIGLANTHRRLSQLYGQGLSIQSKPGEGTLVSFVVPEDSDNFSSKKAAP encoded by the coding sequence TTGAGTATATTTAAGGTTTCCAACACTGTACCTGTGATTAACAATGGTGTACTGGATTTACGCGGCCAGGATCTGGAGCAGTCTAACTTATTCAGGCTGGATGGTGAATGGAGCTTCTATCCTTCGCAATTCGTAACGTCCAAGGATATTTCAACTTTACCAGAACCTTCCCTCCCGCTTCAAGTTCCCGGAGACTGGAGCCGCGCGATAGGAACGGATGACCCTTCTTCGTACGGTTTTGGTACGTATCGTCTGCGAATTTTGGTAGAACCCCTTCAGCAGCCTGTAGCATTGTGGATCAAACAAATCTATACTGCATCCAGCGTAGAAATTAACGGTAGCCTATTGCTCAATAATGGGACAATATCTCTTGATGCCGATACTTATGTGCCCAAAACCACCTCATATAAAGTATCCTATTTCACAAAAAACACAACAGTAATTGATGTGTTTATTAGTGTAGCAAACTTTGATCTACCCTATAAGGGGGGGATTGGAGGGCCTGTTTATTTTGGTTCTCAGGAAAAAGTTGACCGTACATACTTTTATACCGTAGGTTTTCAAATGTTAACAGCAATCATCCTGTTATTGCATGGGCTCTATGCCTGCATTCTTTATTTATTTAATCCTAAAGAACGTGCTTTGTTTCTTGTAGGGTTAATGACATTATCCGTAGCTGTTATCATTTTAGCCCGTAATGACAACTTACTTCTTGCAATAGTGCCGATTAATTATACCTGGTCATTAAAGATCCGTTTGCTTGCTTTTTTGTGGCAAAATCTTTTTATTCTTCTTGTTTTTAGAAAATTCACCTCAGTTGCCAAAATCAATAAGGGGTTACGTGCATACGTAGTGAGTCTTGGTCTTTATTCTGTTTTTATACTTACCGTCCCAGCTTATTGGGTCAGCACATCCATTCATTTGGGAATCATTCAAGTATTCCAGTATATTCCCTTCATTTGGTTGCTCTATAGCTTAGGGCGCTTATTGTTCAAAAAGCAAGATGATAAAGATGTTGTTTTTCTGCTGTTATCAGGTGCGGCGATCGTTTCTAATTTGTTATGGAATTTGTGGGATAGTAACGGACACTATTCAATTGTCTATTATCCTTTGGATATTATCGCAGCCATCGTGGGCTTCTCAGCATATTGGTTTAAAAAGTATTTTCAAAATGCTAAAGAGAACATGGAACTGAATGAGCAGCTGAAAAAAGCAGACAAACTTAAGGACCAGTTTCTCGCTAACACCTCACATGAGCTGCGCACACCGCTTCACGGAATCATGAATATCGCACAAAATATTGTCACAAAGGAAAAGGACAGACTTTACGAAAGTAGCCGTCAAGATATGGAGCTGCTGATTACAATCAGCCGCCGTATGTCTCATATGCTTGGTGATCTACTGGATGTGGTCCGTCTTCAGGAGCATCGTGTTATTTTACAACAGGAACCTATTTCGGTTCAATCGGTAGTTCCCGGTGTGATTAGTATGCTTCAATATATGATTGAAGGTAAGCCAGTACAGCTATCTATGGATATCCCGGAAGCTATGCCGCCAGTTCTTGCGGACGAGAAAAGACTGGTGCAGGTTTTATTAAATCTGGTGCACAACGCGCTCAAATACACCGAAGCAGGACTTGTAGCTGTTAAGGGTGAGGAACAGGACGGACAGGTTCTTATCTATGTGACAGATACCGGAGTGGGCATGACTGAAGAGACTATGGCAAGGATATTTCTACCCTATGAGCAAGGCCCTCACGGAATAAATGACGGGCGTGGAATTGGGCTGGGATTAAGCATATGCCGGCAGCTGGTAGAACTGCATGGAAGCAGCCTACGCATTCAATCAGAGCTTGGTAAAGGTTCAACTTTTAGTTTCACACTCTCTCTTGCCGATTCTTACAGCGAACAGATAATAAGACAGACGGAACCTACAGTTTCGTATATGGCAGATGAGATTCATAGACAGATGACTGAGTGGGGAATTTCCGAACATCAGCCAAGTAATCACTCTGAAAAAATTCCACCGCTTTTTACAGAGATTAAGGTAAATATTCTGGTGGTAGATGATGATCCTGTCAATCTGAATGTACTAAAGGGTATTCTTGAAACCGAACCTTATATCATAACTACCGTGAACTCAGCCCATGAAGCATTGGAATTGTTGGATAAAAGGAACTGGGACTTACTTATTGGCGATGTTATGATGCCACAGATGTCGGGATACGAATTAACACAGAAGGTTCGTACTAGCTACTCCTTATATGAGCTTCCAATTCTATTGCTTACTGCCCGTAGTCAGCCTGAGGATATTTATACTGGATTTTTGTCCGGTGCCAATGATTATGTCACAAAACCTGTGGACGCAGTGGAGCTTAAATATCGTATTCGGGCTTTAACTGCAATGAAGTTATCCTTCAATGAACGGGTGCGGATAGAAGCAGCATATCTACAAGCACAGATACAACCACATTTTTTATTCAATACGTTAAACTCTATTGCCGCACTCAGTGATTTGGATACTAAAAAAATGCAGGAGCTCATTGGTGCGTTTACTTCTTTCTTAAGAATCAGTTTTGACTTTTTAAATGTCGGAGAGCTCGTGAACCTCTCCCATGAACTGGAATTGGTAGAATCTTATCTGTATATTGAACAGACTCGATTTGCAGAAAGGATATCTGTTGTCTGGAAGATAGATCCGAATATTGATATCCTAATCCCTCCTCTATCCATCCAACCGTTGGTAGAAAATGCTGTTAAGCACGGTATACTTAAGCGCCAACAGGGTGGAACTGTTCAAATACGAATTATCCGTCTGCACAAGGCTGTAAAGATTGAAGTGGAGGATGATGGGCAAGGCATGGATTCCGGAACACTCTCTTTACTGCTGAAGCCATTGATGGAAGGCAAAGGTGGCATCGGGCTGGCCAACACCCATCGGAGGTTAAGTCAATTATATGGTCAAGGTCTCTCGATCCAGAGTAAGCCTGGAGAAGGCACCTTGGTATCCTTTGTTGTACCAGAGGACAGTGATAACTTTTCAAGCAAAAAAGCCGCTCCATAA
- a CDS encoding VOC family protein: protein MIKGFGGIFWRTKNLEATKKWYSEVLKLDIENWNGTVIKPQVGNETIFSFFTEDDSYFPTEQQVMLNFQVHDLNETIKHFEQIGVPLAKKIEISEFGKFIWIEDPEGRLIELWEK from the coding sequence ATGATTAAAGGTTTCGGAGGAATATTCTGGAGAACTAAGAATCTTGAAGCTACAAAAAAGTGGTACAGTGAGGTGTTGAAGCTTGACATAGAGAATTGGAATGGGACTGTGATAAAACCTCAAGTGGGAAATGAGACTATCTTTTCTTTCTTTACCGAGGATGATAGTTATTTTCCAACAGAACAACAAGTGATGTTAAATTTCCAAGTGCATGATCTAAACGAGACGATTAAGCATTTTGAACAGATTGGTGTACCTCTTGCAAAGAAAATAGAGATTAGTGAATTTGGAAAGTTTATTTGGATTGAAGACCCAGAAGGTCGACTGATCGAGCTTTGGGAGAAATAA
- a CDS encoding phosphotransferase yields MNLVETIIKRFNLNVLSIDNVPESFSSQVYKLNLTNGETVYAKIPYNRDKLYREYRMLEMLREVLPVPKVLDFWSGDDLISGALLLSEIKGIPCTGAINDELAFQIGLLHANLHEVKMPGYGVEGLDGFQFSNQNNWRLYIRNSFEKFIEPCKEVLERGLFEKCINYFEGSFSVLPPPDGPCVVHMDFRQGNILTNNNMVVGIIDFESARGGSSEIDFTKINRYVWEVNPQSRISYKKGYSTIRPLMDLETILPFYNFYDAFSAVVWCKNRGIEKNRAFLKESISVLQKSVGC; encoded by the coding sequence TTGAACTTAGTAGAAACGATCATAAAAAGATTTAACCTTAATGTATTAAGTATAGATAATGTTCCTGAGTCCTTTAGTTCACAAGTATACAAGCTGAATCTTACTAATGGAGAAACGGTGTATGCGAAGATCCCTTATAACAGGGATAAGCTATATCGCGAATATCGTATGCTTGAAATGTTGAGAGAGGTATTACCGGTTCCAAAAGTGTTAGACTTCTGGAGTGGGGATGACTTAATCTCTGGTGCATTACTTTTATCTGAGATTAAAGGTATACCATGTACAGGTGCTATTAACGATGAATTAGCATTTCAAATTGGGTTACTTCACGCAAACCTGCATGAAGTTAAAATGCCGGGATATGGTGTGGAAGGATTAGACGGTTTTCAATTTTCTAATCAGAACAATTGGAGACTTTATATAAGAAATAGCTTTGAAAAATTTATAGAACCTTGCAAGGAAGTCCTTGAGAGAGGACTTTTCGAAAAATGTATTAATTACTTTGAGGGTTCTTTCTCAGTTTTACCTCCTCCTGATGGCCCGTGTGTTGTTCATATGGATTTTCGACAAGGTAATATACTAACAAATAATAATATGGTTGTTGGAATTATTGATTTTGAGAGTGCACGGGGTGGATCCTCTGAAATTGATTTCACAAAAATTAACCGATATGTTTGGGAAGTGAATCCTCAAAGTAGAATTTCGTATAAAAAGGGATATTCAACAATTCGTCCTCTAATGGATTTGGAAACAATACTACCCTTTTATAATTTTTACGATGCTTTTAGTGCTGTTGTCTGGTGTAAAAATAGAGGGATTGAAAAGAACAGGGCGTTCCTAAAGGAAAGTATTTCTGTATTGCAGAAATCCGTAGGTTGTTGA
- a CDS encoding DUF1569 domain-containing protein, translating into MENIYNKLHTAEILSRIENLSPNSKPQWGKMNVAQMLAHCSAFQDIAIGSSFPPRHWLGILIGRFVKSIFYNDKPVPHNMSTIPTILILDDRDFGKEKEILKQKILIFQSNGPEKCSSHPHPFFGKFTPEQWGKGIYKHLDHHLRQFGV; encoded by the coding sequence ATGGAAAATATATACAACAAATTACATACCGCAGAAATACTGAGCCGTATCGAGAATTTAAGTCCAAATTCTAAACCACAATGGGGAAAGATGAATGTTGCTCAAATGTTGGCTCACTGTTCAGCGTTTCAAGACATCGCAATCGGAAGTTCCTTTCCCCCAAGACATTGGCTAGGAATATTAATAGGAAGGTTTGTAAAATCTATTTTTTACAATGACAAGCCGGTACCACACAATATGTCAACAATTCCGACCATACTTATTTTAGATGACAGAGATTTTGGGAAAGAAAAAGAAATACTGAAACAAAAGATTTTAATTTTTCAAAGTAACGGTCCGGAAAAATGTTCATCCCATCCACATCCTTTTTTCGGAAAATTCACTCCGGAGCAATGGGGTAAAGGGATTTATAAACATCTAGACCATCATTTAAGACAATTTGGTGTTTAG